In Listeria monocytogenes, the following proteins share a genomic window:
- a CDS encoding PFL family protein has product METNQILETIRMIEEEKLDIRTITMGISLLDCMDGDGEVARKKIYQKIVTKARNLVAVGEAIESEFGIPIINKRISVTPIAIIAGSSADTDYVGFAKTLDAAAKEVGVNFIGGYSALVQKGYTKGDEILIRSIPQALAQTERVCSSVNVGSTRTGINMDAVRQMGEVIKETADLTADTQGLGCAKLVVFANAVEDNPFMAGAFHGVGEADCVINVGVSGPGVVKRAIEKVKGEPFDIVAETVKQTAFKITRMGQLVGQVASEKLGVPFGIVDLSLAPTPAIGDSVAHILEEMGLEMVGTHGTTAALALLNDAVKKGGVMACGHVGGLSGAFIPVSEDAGMIEAVQQGALNLEKLEAMTAICSVGLDMIAVPGDTTAETLAAMIADEAAIGVINNKTTAVRVIPASGTKVGDMVEFGGLLGTAPVMPVNGKSSVDFIARGGRIPAPIHSFKN; this is encoded by the coding sequence ATGGAAACAAATCAAATTTTAGAAACGATACGAATGATTGAAGAAGAAAAGCTAGATATCCGGACGATTACAATGGGGATTTCTTTGCTAGATTGTATGGACGGCGACGGCGAAGTGGCTCGAAAGAAAATCTATCAAAAAATCGTCACCAAAGCGCGCAATTTAGTGGCTGTTGGTGAAGCGATTGAATCTGAGTTTGGTATTCCAATTATCAATAAACGAATTTCTGTCACACCGATTGCGATTATAGCTGGCTCTAGTGCCGACACTGACTATGTGGGATTTGCCAAAACGCTTGATGCAGCAGCAAAAGAAGTTGGCGTGAATTTTATCGGTGGTTATTCCGCACTCGTCCAAAAAGGTTACACGAAAGGCGATGAAATTCTTATTCGCTCGATTCCGCAAGCACTCGCGCAAACAGAGCGTGTTTGTTCATCGGTCAATGTCGGCTCAACTCGAACAGGAATCAATATGGATGCAGTTCGTCAAATGGGTGAAGTGATTAAAGAAACGGCGGATTTAACAGCCGATACACAAGGCCTAGGTTGCGCGAAACTTGTTGTATTTGCCAATGCTGTCGAGGATAATCCTTTTATGGCAGGGGCATTCCACGGTGTTGGTGAAGCGGACTGCGTTATTAATGTTGGCGTCAGCGGACCAGGTGTGGTCAAACGCGCTATCGAAAAAGTAAAAGGCGAACCATTTGATATCGTCGCTGAAACAGTTAAACAAACGGCTTTCAAAATCACTAGAATGGGTCAACTCGTTGGTCAAGTCGCTTCCGAAAAACTCGGCGTTCCTTTTGGGATTGTCGATTTGTCACTAGCGCCAACGCCAGCGATTGGCGATTCGGTCGCACATATTTTAGAAGAGATGGGCTTAGAAATGGTCGGAACACACGGTACAACAGCTGCCCTTGCTCTTTTAAATGACGCAGTGAAAAAAGGCGGCGTAATGGCTTGCGGACATGTCGGTGGTTTATCCGGTGCATTTATTCCAGTTTCTGAGGACGCTGGTATGATTGAAGCCGTGCAACAAGGTGCGCTCAATCTTGAAAAATTAGAGGCAATGACGGCAATTTGCTCGGTTGGTCTTGATATGATTGCTGTACCAGGAGACACCACTGCCGAAACATTAGCAGCAATGATTGCGGATGAAGCCGCGATTGGCGTAATTAACAACAAAACAACCGCTGTCCGGGTAATTCCAGCAAGCGGCACCAAAGTTGGCGACATGGTCGAATTTGGTGGCTTACTCGGCACGGCACCAGTAATGCCAGTAAACGGTAAGTCTTCCGTGGACTTCATTGCTCGCGGCGGTCGAATCCCAGCACCAATTCATTCTTTTAAAAACTAA
- a CDS encoding LacI family DNA-binding transcriptional regulator produces MANIQEIAKLAGVSSATVSRVINNRDYVSEETRKRVQTIIDKLDYVPNINAVSLKKGATKLIGIVIPSFSDSLNVFLKSFTMMAQEHGYNVTLFMTRIDPDKELEALEMLRQKQIDALVLVIRSNDWKTIEHYTKYGPIVTWQRVESEKIPSVFMNQYDGYTLALEHLYAKGYRKFVNVYGNTTGLNTQSRMLAFKDFCARYELDPHEFRQFYGQGSRQDGEKIAHWFAETEHKPDAFLTPNDYFAAGLLTEARRLDYSVPEDFAICGFDNMEIAHLLDITTIHYPVNLQAENAFTLIMNQLFGSNLPLLDLDFHLVERKTT; encoded by the coding sequence TTGGCAAATATACAAGAAATCGCGAAACTAGCGGGTGTTTCATCAGCAACAGTTTCCCGAGTAATTAATAATCGCGACTATGTGAGTGAAGAAACGAGAAAACGCGTTCAGACAATAATTGACAAGTTAGATTATGTTCCGAATATTAATGCTGTATCACTAAAAAAAGGTGCCACCAAGCTAATAGGCATAGTCATTCCTAGCTTTTCAGATTCACTAAATGTTTTTTTGAAAAGTTTTACAATGATGGCGCAAGAGCACGGCTATAACGTCACGTTGTTTATGACGCGGATTGATCCAGATAAAGAACTAGAGGCCTTAGAGATGCTGCGTCAAAAACAAATCGATGCGCTCGTCTTGGTCATTCGATCAAATGATTGGAAAACGATTGAACATTACACCAAATACGGCCCGATTGTCACTTGGCAACGTGTCGAAAGCGAAAAAATTCCTTCTGTATTTATGAATCAATATGACGGGTATACACTTGCGCTCGAACATTTATATGCAAAAGGATATCGAAAATTCGTGAATGTTTACGGGAATACGACCGGGCTTAATACGCAAAGTCGTATGCTTGCTTTTAAAGACTTTTGTGCGCGTTATGAGCTTGATCCGCATGAATTTAGACAGTTTTACGGGCAAGGTTCCCGGCAAGATGGGGAAAAGATTGCGCATTGGTTTGCAGAAACAGAGCATAAACCTGATGCCTTTTTGACACCGAATGATTATTTTGCGGCTGGACTTCTGACGGAAGCAAGGCGGCTTGATTATAGCGTGCCGGAAGATTTTGCGATTTGTGGTTTTGATAATATGGAAATCGCGCATTTGCTTGATATCACAACGATTCACTATCCGGTAAATTTGCAGGCTGAAAATGCTTTTACGCTCATTATGAATCAATTATTTGGTAGCAATTTGCCACTACTCGATTTAGATTTCCATTTAGTAGAACGAAAAACGACATAA
- a CDS encoding 6-phospho-beta-glucosidase: protein MKKGVKIVTIGGGSSYTPELVEGFIKRYHELPIRELWLVDIEAGREKLEIVGNMAKRMVKAANIDCEVYLTLDRREALKDADFVTTQFRVGLLDARIKDERIPLSHGIIGQETNGAGGMFKAFRTIPVILGIVEDMRELCPDAWLINFTNPAGMVTEAVLRYGNWDKVIGLCNVPIGAVKSASDVLEKPEEDLFFKFAGINHLHWHRVFDKDGTELTEKVIDGLYAPDANPGKVVENIKNMRFLYEQVKHLKMLPCPYHRYYYMTDAMLEEELASFKNEGTRGEVVKKLEDSLFELYKDPNLDYKPEELSKRGGAHYSDAACEIINSIYNNKGTVMVVSTRNNGAIDDVPYDSAVEITSVIRAHGAEPINFGKFPPAQRGLLQVMKSMEELTIEAAVTGDYATALQAFTSNPLVPSGDLAKTILDEMLEAHKEFLPQFAK, encoded by the coding sequence ATGAAAAAAGGTGTAAAAATCGTTACAATTGGTGGGGGTTCCAGTTACACACCAGAACTTGTTGAAGGATTTATTAAACGCTATCATGAACTTCCAATCAGAGAACTTTGGCTAGTAGATATTGAAGCTGGTCGTGAAAAATTAGAAATCGTTGGTAATATGGCAAAACGTATGGTCAAAGCAGCAAACATTGACTGCGAAGTATATTTAACACTTGACCGTCGTGAAGCTCTAAAAGATGCAGATTTTGTTACAACACAATTTCGTGTTGGTTTATTAGACGCTCGTATTAAAGATGAAAGAATTCCACTTAGCCACGGCATCATTGGTCAAGAAACAAACGGAGCAGGCGGAATGTTTAAAGCTTTCCGTACGATTCCTGTCATTCTTGGTATCGTTGAAGATATGCGCGAACTATGCCCAGATGCTTGGTTAATCAACTTCACTAACCCAGCAGGTATGGTAACAGAAGCCGTTCTTCGTTACGGCAACTGGGATAAAGTTATCGGTCTTTGTAACGTGCCAATCGGAGCAGTGAAAAGCGCATCCGACGTTTTAGAAAAACCAGAAGAAGACTTATTCTTCAAATTTGCAGGAATCAACCACTTGCACTGGCACCGCGTATTCGACAAAGATGGTACTGAATTAACAGAAAAAGTTATCGACGGTCTTTACGCACCAGATGCTAACCCTGGAAAAGTCGTTGAAAACATTAAAAACATGCGCTTCTTATATGAACAAGTAAAACATCTAAAAATGCTTCCTTGTCCGTACCACCGTTACTACTACATGACGGATGCAATGCTTGAAGAAGAACTGGCATCTTTCAAAAACGAAGGTACTCGCGGAGAAGTCGTGAAAAAATTAGAAGACAGCTTATTCGAATTATATAAAGATCCAAATCTTGATTACAAACCAGAAGAATTATCCAAACGCGGCGGCGCACATTACAGTGATGCAGCATGTGAAATCATCAATTCCATTTACAACAACAAAGGTACTGTAATGGTAGTATCTACTCGTAATAATGGCGCAATTGATGACGTTCCTTATGATAGTGCGGTAGAAATCACAAGCGTTATCCGTGCGCACGGTGCGGAACCAATCAACTTTGGCAAATTCCCACCAGCACAACGCGGCTTGCTACAAGTAATGAAATCAATGGAAGAATTAACAATTGAAGCAGCAGTAACAGGCGATTACGCAACTGCGCTACAAGCCTTCACTTCCAATCCACTCGTTCCAAGCGGCGACTTAGCAAAAACAATCTTAGATGAAATGCTAGAAGCACACAAAGAGTTCTTACCACAATTCGCTAAATAA
- a CDS encoding Zn-dependent hydrolase — MQTNLERIKKHIENLDRYTATPGQGTTRLTYSKEDLGARNYLKQEMAKVGLTVSEDAIGNIYGRLEGDNPDLPAVIVGSHFDSVPNGGAFDGPAGVITGLEVASVFHEQQRKPHFPLEIIAMVEEEGSRFGAGLLASRTITGKVTKEMLHEMKDIDGITAAEAMAKVGFDANQVVTAIRTKESVKAFIELHIEQGPVLENANEDVALVDTVVGLTEIKVTVKGQAGHAGTTPMLDRKDALITAVEILGQLPELAIQEGGGTVLTVGKLNVYPNGANVIPDKVVFTVDIRAKDEIHVQNTLTKTKEIIQSAEKNGITCEIEDMLYEPPTHLSKEIHQALTESADQLGLKYRTMVSGAGHDAMIFAGLTEVGLIFVPSHNGISHAPEEWTDYDKLQKGIEVVLETVKKWTEESANESENKTSSFK, encoded by the coding sequence ATGCAAACAAATCTTGAGAGAATAAAAAAACACATAGAAAATTTAGATAGATATACAGCAACTCCGGGTCAGGGGACAACTCGCCTTACATATAGCAAAGAAGACCTCGGAGCGCGCAATTATTTGAAACAAGAAATGGCCAAGGTAGGTCTTACTGTTTCAGAAGATGCGATTGGGAATATTTACGGAAGATTAGAAGGCGACAATCCAGATTTACCAGCAGTTATCGTGGGTTCTCATTTCGACTCCGTGCCAAATGGTGGTGCTTTTGATGGACCAGCTGGTGTCATTACTGGTCTTGAAGTAGCGAGCGTTTTCCATGAACAACAAAGGAAACCACATTTTCCGCTTGAAATTATCGCGATGGTGGAAGAAGAAGGCTCTCGTTTTGGCGCTGGCCTCCTTGCTTCACGTACAATTACTGGCAAAGTTACCAAAGAAATGCTCCATGAAATGAAAGATATAGATGGAATTACAGCCGCAGAAGCCATGGCAAAAGTAGGATTTGATGCAAATCAAGTGGTTACAGCTATCCGCACGAAAGAATCCGTTAAAGCATTTATCGAACTACACATTGAGCAAGGACCAGTCCTAGAAAATGCCAATGAGGATGTGGCGCTAGTAGATACAGTAGTCGGTTTAACAGAAATAAAAGTAACAGTAAAAGGACAAGCCGGCCATGCAGGCACAACCCCAATGCTTGACCGAAAAGATGCGCTGATCACAGCTGTCGAAATTTTAGGTCAACTACCAGAACTTGCTATCCAAGAAGGCGGCGGAACCGTATTAACAGTGGGCAAACTCAACGTCTATCCAAATGGCGCAAACGTTATTCCAGATAAAGTCGTTTTTACCGTAGATATCCGAGCAAAAGACGAAATTCACGTCCAAAATACATTAACAAAAACAAAAGAAATTATCCAATCCGCAGAGAAAAACGGCATCACTTGCGAAATAGAAGATATGCTATACGAACCGCCGACCCATTTATCAAAAGAGATTCATCAAGCATTGACCGAAAGTGCCGACCAACTCGGCTTAAAATACCGAACAATGGTTAGCGGGGCGGGGCACGATGCGATGATTTTTGCAGGTTTAACCGAAGTAGGCTTGATTTTTGTCCCTAGCCACAATGGTATAAGCCATGCGCCCGAAGAATGGACGGATTACGACAAACTCCAAAAAGGAATCGAAGTCGTACTGGAAACAGTAAAAAAATGGACGGAGGAAAGCGCGAATGAATCAGAAAATAAAACAAGTAGTTTTAAATAA
- a CDS encoding M20 family metallopeptidase translates to MNQKIKQVVLNNEEAMIAFRRDLHMHPELQWQEFRTTDKVAKELDTLGIPYRRTEPTGLIADLKGGKPGKTVALRADMDALPVQELNQDLPYKSTEDGKMHACGHDAHTSMLLTAAKALVLVKDELQGTVRFIFQPSEEIAEGAKAMIAQGAMEGVDHVFGIHIWSQTPSGKISCVVGSTFASADIIQIDFKGQGGHGAMPHDTIDAAVIASSFVMNLQSIVSRETDPLDPVVVTIGKMEVGTRYNVIAENARLEGTLRCFNNTTRAKVAKSIEHYAQQTAAIYGGTAEMIYKQGTQPVINDEKSALLVQETITESFGEEMLYFERPTTGGEDFSYFQDEAPGSFALVGCGNPEKDTEWAHHHGRFNIDESVMKNGAELYAQFAYNYLNQN, encoded by the coding sequence ATGAATCAGAAAATAAAACAAGTAGTTTTAAATAATGAAGAAGCAATGATTGCTTTTCGCCGTGATTTGCACATGCATCCAGAACTCCAATGGCAGGAATTTAGAACTACCGACAAAGTTGCCAAAGAATTAGATACATTAGGCATCCCATATCGTCGAACGGAACCGACTGGATTAATCGCTGACCTAAAAGGTGGGAAGCCTGGGAAAACAGTTGCCTTGCGAGCAGATATGGACGCACTCCCAGTTCAAGAACTAAACCAAGATCTTCCATATAAATCTACAGAAGATGGAAAAATGCACGCCTGCGGTCACGATGCGCACACATCGATGTTATTAACCGCCGCGAAAGCACTTGTTCTAGTAAAAGATGAACTACAAGGGACAGTGCGCTTCATTTTTCAACCGTCAGAAGAAATTGCAGAGGGTGCGAAAGCTATGATAGCCCAAGGAGCGATGGAAGGCGTGGACCACGTGTTTGGAATTCATATCTGGTCCCAAACTCCAAGTGGAAAGATATCTTGTGTAGTCGGCTCTACATTCGCCTCCGCAGATATTATCCAAATCGACTTCAAAGGACAAGGAGGTCACGGAGCAATGCCACATGACACAATCGATGCTGCTGTAATTGCTTCCTCGTTCGTTATGAACCTCCAATCCATCGTATCACGCGAAACAGATCCACTTGATCCAGTCGTAGTAACTATCGGTAAAATGGAAGTCGGTACACGCTACAATGTCATCGCAGAAAATGCTCGTTTGGAAGGAACGCTTCGTTGCTTCAATAACACTACACGCGCCAAAGTCGCAAAATCAATTGAACACTACGCCCAACAAACCGCCGCTATTTACGGTGGTACGGCAGAAATGATATATAAACAAGGCACACAACCAGTAATCAACGACGAAAAAAGCGCTCTACTCGTCCAAGAAACAATCACGGAATCATTCGGCGAAGAGATGCTTTACTTTGAACGTCCAACCACGGGCGGCGAAGACTTCAGCTATTTTCAAGATGAAGCTCCCGGAAGTTTTGCACTCGTTGGCTGCGGCAATCCAGAAAAAGACACCGAATGGGCGCATCACCATGGCCGCTTTAATATTGACGAAAGTGTCATGAAAAATGGCGCCGAGCTATATGCCCAGTTTGCGTATAATTATTTAAATCAAAATTAA
- a CDS encoding tagatose-bisphosphate aldolase has translation MVQITKGKFDGLQRLSNEKGVIAALAIDQRGSLKKMIQQAKGTENKKDVEDFKQLVSEELTPYASAILLDLEYGTPAIKARHEGSGLLTSYEKTGYDATTPGKLPDLIEDLSALRIKENGGDAVKILVYYDPDEPAEINEIKYAFLERIGAECRAVDIPFFLEPITYDAKVTDSGSLEYAKLKPAKVKASIKEFSKPRYGVDVLKLEVPVNFKYVEGFAEGEVAYTQDEAARHFEECSDLSPLPFIYLSAGVTSEMFHKTIQFANQHNVQYSGVLCGRATWADGIEVYGKQGDDALREWLRTQGKENITSLDKLLDEGAVPWWTKYGSFEDVHVVEKQ, from the coding sequence ATGGTACAAATAACAAAAGGTAAATTTGATGGTTTACAAAGACTCTCCAACGAAAAAGGTGTCATTGCAGCGCTTGCCATTGACCAACGTGGCTCACTCAAAAAAATGATCCAACAAGCAAAAGGAACAGAAAATAAAAAGGATGTAGAAGACTTCAAACAACTTGTTTCTGAAGAATTAACTCCTTATGCTTCTGCGATTTTGCTTGATTTAGAATATGGTACTCCAGCAATCAAAGCTCGCCACGAAGGTAGCGGACTTTTAACTTCTTATGAAAAAACAGGATATGACGCAACAACTCCTGGTAAACTTCCTGATTTAATTGAAGATTTATCGGCACTTCGTATTAAAGAAAATGGCGGAGATGCTGTTAAAATTCTCGTTTATTATGATCCAGATGAGCCAGCTGAAATTAATGAAATCAAATATGCGTTTTTAGAAAGAATCGGGGCTGAATGTCGTGCAGTTGATATTCCATTTTTCTTAGAACCTATTACTTATGATGCAAAAGTTACTGATTCTGGTTCTTTAGAGTATGCGAAATTAAAACCAGCAAAAGTAAAAGCTTCCATTAAAGAATTCTCTAAACCTCGTTATGGTGTAGATGTACTTAAACTTGAAGTTCCAGTTAACTTTAAATATGTGGAAGGTTTTGCGGAAGGTGAAGTCGCTTATACGCAAGACGAAGCAGCTCGTCATTTTGAAGAGTGCTCTGACTTAAGCCCACTTCCATTTATTTATCTAAGTGCTGGCGTAACTTCTGAAATGTTCCATAAAACAATCCAATTTGCGAACCAACATAACGTGCAATATAGTGGTGTACTTTGCGGTCGTGCAACTTGGGCTGATGGTATCGAAGTTTATGGTAAACAAGGCGATGACGCTTTACGCGAATGGCTTCGTACGCAAGGGAAAGAAAATATTACTTCTCTTGATAAATTGCTTGATGAAGGTGCCGTTCCTTGGTGGACAAAATATGGTTCTTTCGAAGATGTACATGTAGTAGAAAAACAATAG
- a CDS encoding serine hydrolase, protein MNRRERRKHRRRKNMIIVLSTVFLLFIATSWMIFEFKSKQEQTVSAPTKKKAATATKPSENSAANEPEETKEPEPVEEKPKETIVKNQEIDNYLQKIGFSGSALVVRDGETIIQKGYMYANRDEKVLNTPDTLFYIGSSQKAIVATALLQLEEKGKINTNDPVSKYIPDFPNGNKILVKNFLNHTSGIVGRPKLTSNMTPDQLIQAIEKRGIKSQPGKWDYMDANYTVVGYLVEKVSGQPLATYLQENIFEPAGMKHTGYNQKDVDGGKNISIGYKIDDNGIFQSPKLVDLSQLYGAGDISMPTTDMYLFDKALMDKKLISEASLKKMFTKGSKSTYGMGFYVDPGSYNSHGVVTGWDVSNSVSHTGRTYVILFSNVQNHIASFGKVNNDIYGFLNK, encoded by the coding sequence ATGAATCGACGCGAAAGACGTAAACACAGAAGACGCAAGAACATGATTATCGTGTTGAGTACTGTATTTCTACTGTTTATTGCCACTAGTTGGATGATTTTTGAATTTAAAAGTAAACAAGAGCAAACAGTATCCGCACCAACTAAGAAGAAAGCAGCAACTGCCACAAAGCCATCGGAAAATTCAGCAGCTAATGAGCCAGAAGAAACGAAAGAGCCAGAGCCAGTAGAAGAAAAGCCAAAAGAAACTATTGTAAAAAATCAAGAAATTGATAATTATTTACAAAAAATTGGTTTTAGTGGTTCGGCACTTGTAGTTCGCGATGGAGAGACTATCATACAAAAAGGGTACATGTATGCCAATCGTGATGAAAAAGTTTTGAATACGCCAGATACTTTGTTTTATATTGGATCTTCTCAAAAAGCAATTGTAGCAACGGCACTTTTACAATTAGAAGAAAAAGGTAAAATAAACACGAATGATCCAGTTTCGAAATATATACCGGATTTTCCTAATGGTAATAAGATTTTAGTGAAGAACTTTTTGAATCATACATCTGGTATTGTTGGCCGACCAAAACTAACGAGTAATATGACACCAGATCAACTTATTCAAGCTATTGAGAAGCGGGGAATTAAATCACAACCTGGGAAATGGGATTATATGGATGCTAATTATACTGTAGTGGGTTATCTTGTAGAAAAAGTTAGTGGGCAACCATTAGCGACGTATCTTCAAGAAAACATTTTCGAACCTGCAGGAATGAAGCATACAGGATACAATCAAAAAGATGTTGATGGGGGCAAAAACATATCAATTGGATATAAGATTGATGACAATGGAATCTTCCAAAGTCCGAAACTTGTAGACTTATCACAATTGTATGGCGCAGGGGATATTAGTATGCCTACAACGGATATGTATTTGTTTGACAAAGCATTAATGGATAAAAAATTGATTTCTGAAGCAAGTTTGAAGAAAATGTTCACAAAAGGAAGCAAATCAACTTATGGAATGGGATTCTATGTGGATCCAGGGAGTTATAATAGTCACGGAGTTGTGACCGGATGGGACGTATCCAATAGCGTCAGCCATACTGGAAGAACGTACGTTATATTATTCTCCAACGTCCAGAACCACATTGCTTCATTCGGCAAAGTGAATAATGATATCTATGGTTTCTTAAATAAATAA
- a CDS encoding ABC transporter substrate-binding protein, which produces MYQKHKWAAILMTVLLAVVLTACGSSSDKDSSKEKESATKTVTDTMDRKVEVPTTPKRIVALQNVSEMEILGVKPVGTTDYYITTYPEATKGTESVGNDKPSIEKIANLKPDLIIISDYQKDLLENLEKVAPVYITHFGDTPDKQLSNIANLLNKKAEKEKWDKDYAASSKEAKATLKDAGVANEKAAVIQFYGKEIYVHDAKVFDGLYSGAGFTPTDAAKANKETKAISSEAIPEYAAGADRLFILMPADGNTDSVDEMLKGVWKDIPAVKKNQVYKVDNTKWSDYSAAAQLYQMEDAVKQITGK; this is translated from the coding sequence ATGTACCAAAAGCATAAATGGGCTGCTATTTTGATGACTGTTCTTTTAGCAGTAGTATTAACCGCTTGTGGCAGTTCTTCAGATAAGGACTCAAGCAAAGAAAAGGAATCCGCAACAAAAACGGTTACTGATACAATGGACCGTAAAGTAGAAGTTCCAACAACACCGAAAAGAATTGTCGCTCTTCAAAACGTAAGCGAAATGGAAATTCTTGGCGTTAAACCTGTTGGTACAACTGATTATTACATCACTACATACCCTGAGGCAACAAAGGGGACAGAAAGTGTTGGTAATGACAAACCTAGTATTGAAAAAATCGCTAATTTAAAACCAGATTTAATTATTATTAGTGATTACCAAAAAGACCTTTTAGAGAATTTAGAAAAAGTAGCTCCTGTTTATATCACGCATTTCGGTGATACACCGGACAAACAACTTTCTAACATTGCCAATCTCTTAAATAAAAAAGCAGAAAAAGAAAAATGGGACAAAGATTATGCGGCAAGCTCCAAAGAAGCAAAAGCAACACTGAAAGATGCTGGTGTTGCGAACGAAAAAGCTGCAGTAATTCAATTTTATGGTAAAGAAATTTATGTGCACGATGCAAAAGTCTTTGACGGCTTATACTCCGGCGCAGGTTTCACACCGACAGATGCTGCTAAAGCAAACAAAGAAACAAAAGCGATTTCCAGTGAAGCAATTCCTGAATATGCAGCAGGAGCAGATCGTCTCTTTATCTTAATGCCTGCTGATGGCAACACGGATTCTGTGGATGAAATGCTAAAAGGCGTTTGGAAAGATATTCCAGCCGTGAAGAAAAACCAAGTGTATAAAGTAGATAATACGAAGTGGAGCGATTACAGTGCTGCTGCTCAACTTTATCAAATGGAAGATGCTGTAAAACAAATTACAGGTAAATAA
- a CDS encoding PTS glucitol/sorbitol transporter subunit IIA encodes MTISKIMEIGPLVPAFEEEKIVILFGPTATNELREISVIHEFEDVPNNALTKGNTLLIGEQEYTIEEVGSDANKNLEELGHISVYFRSGQNEVLPGAVVVSPEVFPTMTIGDSIQF; translated from the coding sequence ATGACTATAAGTAAAATTATGGAAATCGGACCACTTGTCCCCGCTTTTGAAGAAGAAAAAATCGTTATCTTATTTGGACCAACTGCTACCAATGAATTACGCGAAATATCTGTTATTCACGAATTCGAAGATGTACCAAACAATGCCTTAACCAAAGGAAATACCTTACTAATCGGCGAACAAGAATATACAATAGAAGAAGTCGGCTCAGATGCAAACAAAAATCTCGAAGAACTTGGCCATATTTCTGTTTATTTCCGCTCAGGACAAAATGAAGTTTTACCAGGAGCTGTCGTTGTTTCCCCAGAAGTTTTTCCAACGATGACGATTGGTGACAGCATTCAATTTTAA
- a CDS encoding PTS glucitol/sorbitol transporter subunit IIB encodes MYQSIHVNKGQGGWGVGLDITPSEPRTKVVSITGGGIHPVALKIAELSGAEAVDGFKNSIPEEEMMCVVIDCGGTARIGVYPMKRIPTVDVLPSSPSGPLAKHITEDIFVSGVKPEDIEVRDQSADSGRPFDREKFKEDYAKIKEDQKEASELKEGFLVKFSRGIGKAMGVFYQAGRDSVDMLIKNIIPFMAFISMIIGIINYTGIGKLIANTLSPLAGSLWGMLLIAFICSLPFLSPILGPGAVIAQVIGVLIGSQIAIGAIPVTYALPALFAINAQAGCDFIPVGLSLAEAKPKTVQFGVPAILYSRMITGVLAVVIAWVFSIGMY; translated from the coding sequence ATGTATCAATCAATTCATGTGAATAAAGGTCAAGGTGGTTGGGGAGTTGGACTCGATATTACTCCGAGCGAACCGAGAACTAAAGTTGTTTCTATTACTGGTGGCGGTATCCATCCCGTAGCACTAAAAATTGCTGAATTATCCGGCGCCGAAGCCGTTGATGGTTTCAAAAATTCCATTCCTGAAGAAGAAATGATGTGTGTTGTTATAGATTGCGGCGGAACTGCTCGAATTGGGGTTTATCCGATGAAACGTATTCCAACAGTTGATGTTCTCCCTTCGTCTCCATCAGGGCCACTCGCAAAACATATTACAGAAGATATTTTTGTTTCTGGGGTCAAACCTGAAGATATTGAAGTTCGAGATCAAAGTGCTGACTCTGGTAGACCATTTGACAGAGAGAAATTCAAAGAAGACTATGCCAAAATTAAAGAAGACCAAAAAGAAGCAAGCGAATTAAAAGAAGGCTTTCTCGTAAAATTTTCACGCGGTATCGGGAAGGCAATGGGCGTTTTCTATCAAGCAGGGCGTGATTCTGTGGATATGCTCATTAAAAACATTATTCCTTTTATGGCTTTTATTAGTATGATTATCGGTATTATTAATTACACTGGGATTGGGAAATTAATTGCGAATACACTCTCTCCACTTGCTGGGTCACTTTGGGGGATGTTACTAATTGCGTTTATTTGTAGTTTGCCTTTTCTTTCACCGATTCTTGGACCTGGTGCGGTTATCGCTCAAGTAATTGGTGTTTTAATCGGATCCCAAATTGCGATTGGTGCGATTCCAGTTACTTACGCCCTACCAGCGTTATTTGCGATTAATGCTCAAGCTGGTTGCGACTTTATTCCAGTAGGGCTTTCTCTTGCAGAAGCTAAGCCAAAAACGGTTCAGTTCGGTGTTCCAGCTATTCTTTATAGCCGGATGATTACTGGTGTCCTTGCCGTTGTTATCGCCTGGGTATTCAGTATTGGTATGTATTAA